The Geoglobus acetivorans genome window below encodes:
- a CDS encoding Mov34/MPN/PAD-1 family protein: MKIRRDLLEALIEMAKNNHPYEFFALLTGKKGIIEEFVYIPFQQGEDYASFNTSFLPLGMRIYGTVHSHPSSSFGPSGQDLSTFTSYGKVHIIIYYPYCKHCWKAYDSLGREISLEIV; encoded by the coding sequence ATGAAAATAAGGCGTGATCTGCTGGAGGCTCTTATAGAGATGGCAAAGAACAACCATCCGTATGAATTCTTTGCCCTTCTTACGGGGAAAAAGGGCATTATTGAGGAGTTCGTGTACATCCCGTTCCAGCAGGGTGAGGACTATGCAAGTTTCAACACGTCTTTTCTGCCTCTTGGGATGAGGATTTACGGAACCGTCCACAGCCACCCTTCTTCGAGTTTCGGACCATCGGGTCAGGACCTCTCCACGTTCACATCTTATGGAAAGGTGCACATAATCATTTACTACCCATACTGCAAGCATTGTTGGAAGGCTTACGATTCTCTCGGAAGGGAGATATCTCTTGAGATCGTGTAG
- a CDS encoding 4Fe-4S binding protein → MPAVIDGSKCTGCGTCVDVCSQKGGAIYLNGNVAQVNEDMCMECGACVRACPSNAIALEW, encoded by the coding sequence ATGCCTGCGGTAATTGATGGGTCGAAATGCACCGGATGCGGAACATGTGTTGATGTGTGCTCACAGAAAGGCGGAGCCATTTACCTTAACGGAAATGTTGCACAGGTTAACGAGGATATGTGCATGGAGTGCGGGGCATGTGTAAGGGCCTGCCCGAGCAACGCAATAGCTCTGGAGTGGTAG
- a CDS encoding DUF362 domain-containing protein gives MERREFLLKAGILASSIILGCSDVKEVDNMEIYEGEPKINRGEPKVYVIKTDNRKEGIEELLKYFRIEKFEGKTVAIKANYNSDDPFPASTHPDALDAISRELERVNAKAVLAERSGMGNTAAVLKNRGVFDILSRYGFSVIDLEGHKRWVRFEANHWKRGFLLADVFYESDYVIQTCCLKTHRFGGHFTLSLKNSVGMVARHAEGHDYMKELHTSEYQRYMIAEINIAYSPHVVILDAIQGFSKGGPESGETISPGVILAGNDRIAVDAVGVAILRLFGTTPEVSKGPIFSQDQIKRAVQLGLGVSEPEEIEVIPANDDATEICAEISSELVKRS, from the coding sequence ATGGAAAGACGGGAGTTCCTGCTCAAAGCAGGTATTCTGGCATCCTCCATAATTCTGGGATGCTCAGACGTGAAAGAGGTTGATAATATGGAAATCTACGAAGGAGAGCCGAAAATAAATAGAGGGGAGCCGAAAGTTTACGTTATTAAAACGGATAACAGAAAAGAAGGAATTGAAGAACTCCTCAAATATTTCAGAATTGAGAAGTTTGAAGGAAAGACCGTGGCAATAAAGGCGAATTACAACAGCGACGACCCGTTTCCCGCATCCACACATCCTGATGCGCTTGATGCCATATCCAGAGAGCTTGAAAGAGTTAACGCAAAAGCTGTGCTTGCAGAAAGAAGCGGAATGGGAAATACGGCAGCAGTTCTGAAAAACAGAGGAGTTTTCGACATTCTGTCCAGATACGGATTTTCCGTCATAGACCTTGAGGGGCATAAAAGGTGGGTCAGATTTGAAGCAAATCACTGGAAAAGGGGCTTTTTGCTGGCGGATGTATTCTACGAAAGCGACTACGTTATCCAGACGTGCTGCCTGAAAACCCACAGGTTTGGCGGACATTTCACGCTATCTCTCAAAAACAGCGTGGGAATGGTTGCAAGGCATGCTGAAGGTCACGACTACATGAAAGAACTGCACACCTCGGAGTACCAGAGATACATGATAGCTGAGATAAACATTGCCTACAGTCCTCACGTGGTCATACTGGACGCTATACAGGGATTCTCAAAAGGTGGACCGGAAAGCGGCGAAACCATAAGTCCGGGAGTTATTCTGGCCGGAAATGATAGGATCGCCGTAGATGCGGTCGGCGTCGCCATCCTCAGGCTGTTCGGCACGACGCCAGAAGTTTCGAAAGGCCCGATTTTCTCCCAGGATCAGATAAAACGGGCAGTCCAGCTCGGCCTCGGAGTGAGTGAGCCAGAGGAGATTGAGGTTATTCCTGCAAACGACGACGCAACCGAAATATGCGCAGAAATTTCTTCCGAGCTTGTAAAAAGAAGTTAA
- a CDS encoding malate dehydrogenase encodes MKLGFVGAGRVGATSAFTCLLNLDVDEIALVDIAEDLAVGEAMDLTHAAAGVDKYPKIVGGSDYSLLEGSDVIVVTAGLARKPGMTRLDLATKNAGIIKDVAKNIMENSPESKIIVVTNPMDVMTYIMWKETGKPRNEVFGMGNMLDSSRLKATLFSQGARNIRKAWIVGEHGDSMFILWSQADFDGDVDRSKTLEEVRFVAAEVIKRKGATIYGPAVAIYRMVNAVVSDTKEEIPTSVILQGEYGIEDVAVGVPAIIGSNGVEKVIEYELTGKELNALKNSASILKERLKELGY; translated from the coding sequence ATGAAACTCGGTTTTGTCGGAGCCGGTAGAGTGGGTGCAACGTCCGCATTCACATGTCTTCTGAATCTGGATGTTGATGAAATCGCTCTGGTGGATATTGCTGAAGACCTTGCAGTGGGAGAAGCAATGGACCTGACACATGCCGCTGCTGGGGTTGACAAATACCCCAAAATCGTTGGTGGGAGCGATTATTCCCTGCTTGAAGGCAGTGATGTAATTGTTGTAACTGCGGGACTCGCAAGAAAGCCGGGAATGACGAGGCTTGATCTGGCAACAAAAAATGCGGGAATAATAAAAGATGTGGCGAAGAACATAATGGAAAACAGTCCTGAGAGCAAGATAATCGTCGTAACAAACCCGATGGATGTGATGACATACATAATGTGGAAGGAGACAGGAAAGCCCAGGAATGAAGTATTCGGAATGGGCAACATGCTTGACTCATCAAGACTGAAGGCTACGCTCTTTTCACAGGGAGCAAGGAACATAAGAAAAGCATGGATCGTTGGAGAGCACGGAGACAGCATGTTCATCCTTTGGAGTCAGGCAGATTTTGACGGAGACGTGGACAGAAGCAAAACTCTGGAAGAGGTCAGATTTGTGGCTGCAGAGGTCATCAAGAGAAAAGGAGCCACAATATACGGACCAGCTGTCGCAATCTACAGGATGGTGAACGCCGTCGTCAGCGACACCAAAGAAGAAATCCCAACCAGTGTCATACTTCAGGGAGAGTACGGCATAGAAGATGTTGCTGTTGGCGTTCCGGCCATCATAGGATCAAACGGTGTCGAAAAGGTTATTGAATACGAACTTACCGGAAAAGAGCTGAACGCTCTTAAGAACTCTGCATCCATACTGAAGGAGAGGCTAAAAGAGCTTGGCTACTGA
- a CDS encoding LUD domain-containing protein yields MVIKKARKNLTERRLKILNREFFRLAEDVRRIKEHSIENLEYLIDTAEKNMERNGFEVYFAKNVREGQKVVLDFFEDSSTVLKAKSMVSHELDLNSALMEGGTEVWETDLGELVIQMLNDRPRHMTMPAIHIKADEAFKALGVEDFEELKIRVRKLLREKLAKADGGITGANVISADGSLFIIENEGNARLVSALPEKVMTVTGVEKIVDSFSSAVKVSEVIWKSAGYYSPSYLNVISGISKSGDIEKRIIKGLHGPSKHAILLLDNGRMKARDSAFKEALYCVRCGACQFSCPSYEALNADWGVVYSGGIGAVWNYITGSESNPFYCLNCGACVETCPLKINVPEMLRKLKMIKIGKIN; encoded by the coding sequence GTGGTTATTAAAAAAGCTAGAAAAAACCTCACCGAGAGACGGCTCAAAATACTCAACAGAGAATTTTTCAGACTTGCTGAAGACGTGCGGAGAATAAAAGAGCATTCAATTGAAAATCTAGAATACCTGATTGACACAGCCGAAAAAAACATGGAAAGAAATGGATTTGAAGTATATTTCGCAAAAAACGTTCGAGAAGGTCAAAAAGTGGTGCTGGACTTTTTCGAAGACTCGTCAACCGTTCTGAAAGCAAAGTCAATGGTTAGCCATGAGCTTGATTTAAATTCTGCACTCATGGAAGGGGGAACCGAGGTGTGGGAGACCGACCTGGGAGAGCTCGTGATACAGATGCTGAACGATAGACCCAGGCACATGACCATGCCCGCCATCCACATAAAGGCCGATGAGGCGTTCAAGGCTTTGGGGGTCGAGGATTTTGAAGAGCTCAAAATCAGAGTGAGAAAACTGCTCAGAGAAAAATTGGCCAAAGCAGATGGAGGTATAACAGGTGCAAACGTGATCTCGGCAGATGGTTCCCTGTTCATCATAGAGAACGAAGGAAATGCGAGGCTCGTAAGTGCGCTGCCTGAAAAGGTCATGACGGTTACAGGGGTTGAAAAAATCGTTGACAGCTTTTCATCCGCTGTGAAGGTTTCCGAGGTTATATGGAAGAGTGCGGGGTATTACAGCCCGTCGTACCTCAACGTAATTTCGGGCATCAGTAAAAGTGGTGACATAGAAAAAAGAATAATTAAAGGTTTGCACGGACCATCTAAGCACGCAATCCTTCTTCTCGACAACGGGAGAATGAAGGCAAGGGATTCGGCGTTTAAAGAGGCTCTTTACTGCGTCAGGTGTGGAGCATGCCAGTTTTCCTGTCCGAGCTACGAAGCTCTGAACGCCGATTGGGGTGTAGTTTACAGCGGAGGAATTGGGGCGGTGTGGAACTACATTACTGGATCGGAGTCCAATCCATTCTACTGTCTGAACTGCGGTGCATGTGTTGAAACATGTCCTCTGAAAATAAATGTCCCTGAAATGCTGAGAAAGCTGAAAATGATAAAAATTGGTAAAATTAATTAA
- the pdxS gene encoding pyridoxal 5'-phosphate synthase lyase subunit PdxS: MAMEIEKLRFGTELVKRGFAKMQKGGVIMDVTTPEQAVIAEEAGAVAVMALHKVPADIRASGGVARMADPRIIQEIMDAVTIPVMAKVRIGHYAEARALEALGVDMVDESEVLTPADPFYHIDKRKFTVPFVCGARSLGEAVRRIWEGAAMIRTKGEAGTGNVVEAVRHMRMMNYAIDKVRQMDDNELYRLAEIYSKAYLRLPSAIYDEFGVGIDVLMKETVYEEYAFSQIIEGIYDVLVEVRKLGRLPVVNFAAGGVATPADAAFMMQLGADGVFVGSGIFKSSNPQAYAKAIVQAVEHYDEPDVIAEVSKNLGEPMKGLDVSDLEVQMQERGV; encoded by the coding sequence ATGGCTATGGAAATCGAAAAACTGAGATTTGGAACCGAGCTTGTTAAAAGAGGATTTGCCAAAATGCAGAAAGGCGGAGTCATAATGGATGTTACCACTCCTGAACAGGCTGTTATTGCTGAAGAAGCTGGAGCTGTTGCGGTTATGGCTCTTCACAAGGTCCCCGCCGATATAAGGGCATCCGGCGGGGTTGCGAGAATGGCTGATCCCCGTATAATTCAGGAAATTATGGATGCTGTAACGATCCCTGTAATGGCGAAGGTCAGGATAGGGCACTACGCTGAAGCAAGAGCGCTTGAGGCTCTTGGGGTTGATATGGTTGACGAGAGCGAGGTTCTCACTCCTGCAGACCCGTTCTATCATATCGACAAGAGAAAGTTCACAGTGCCATTCGTCTGCGGGGCAAGAAGTCTTGGAGAAGCTGTGAGGAGAATCTGGGAAGGGGCAGCAATGATAAGGACCAAGGGCGAAGCAGGAACAGGAAACGTTGTTGAGGCTGTAAGGCACATGAGAATGATGAACTACGCCATTGATAAGGTCAGGCAGATGGACGATAACGAGCTTTACAGACTCGCCGAGATTTATTCCAAGGCATACCTTAGATTGCCTTCTGCAATATATGATGAGTTTGGAGTCGGTATTGATGTCCTGATGAAGGAAACGGTCTATGAAGAATACGCTTTCTCTCAGATAATTGAGGGCATCTATGATGTGCTGGTTGAGGTCAGAAAACTCGGAAGACTCCCGGTGGTGAATTTTGCAGCAGGGGGTGTTGCAACTCCGGCAGATGCAGCATTCATGATGCAGCTCGGTGCAGATGGTGTATTCGTGGGTTCGGGCATATTCAAGTCCTCAAACCCGCAGGCGTATGCTAAAGCGATAGTCCAGGCGGTCGAACATTACGATGAGCCTGATGTGATTGCAGAGGTGAGCAAGAACCTTGGAGAACCTATGAAGGGCTTGGATGTTTCGGATCTCGAAGTGCAGATGCAGGAAAGAGGGGTATGA
- the pdxT gene encoding pyridoxal 5'-phosphate synthase glutaminase subunit PdxT, with the protein MRVAVVGVQGDVEEHVVVTELAMERLGIDGSVTAVRKPGVVSKSDAVIIPGGESTTISKLIWKDGIAEEIIELAESGNPVMGTCAGLIILSKHGDEQVEKTGTRLLRLLDVRVKRNAFGRQRESFETELEFRGVGRVNAVFIRAPVVENVGDGVEVLATFEEKVVAAQEKNVIGLSFHPELSGDTRVHEYFLSLI; encoded by the coding sequence ATGAGGGTAGCGGTTGTTGGCGTGCAGGGCGACGTTGAAGAACATGTTGTGGTAACAGAGCTCGCCATGGAAAGGCTCGGAATTGATGGTAGTGTAACTGCTGTCCGGAAACCGGGAGTGGTTTCGAAGAGTGATGCGGTCATAATCCCCGGCGGGGAAAGCACGACAATCTCAAAGCTGATATGGAAGGACGGCATTGCTGAAGAGATCATAGAGCTCGCTGAAAGTGGAAATCCGGTCATGGGGACCTGTGCGGGTCTCATAATTTTATCGAAACATGGTGATGAGCAGGTTGAAAAAACGGGCACCAGATTACTGAGACTTCTCGATGTGCGGGTTAAGAGGAACGCCTTTGGCAGACAGCGGGAGAGCTTTGAGACAGAACTTGAATTCAGAGGTGTGGGCAGGGTAAATGCAGTGTTCATAAGAGCTCCCGTTGTTGAAAACGTCGGTGATGGTGTAGAGGTTCTGGCCACTTTTGAGGAAAAGGTGGTTGCGGCACAGGAAAAAAATGTTATTGGACTATCGTTCCATCCCGAACTCTCCGGAGATACGAGGGTTCACGAATATTTCCTTTCCTTAATCTGA
- a CDS encoding DUF169 domain-containing protein → MKTSEFSRFVEKYIRPSTYPIGFKLVRHESEVPEKARRFEGITICQAYNMARRYRWTVYFDANTICPIGLVAYGFCEADELYRSGELAYDAGYASTRDVGIEFEKAVAKLKAGEYSGAFVFPLERDEVVPDFAVIYGTPAQILRLIHSVLHEKGGAFETKILGRAACSEYLEAFIEKKPRFVLPCYGDRLFGLTQDDEVAFAFPWSMAEDIARNLEATHKRGIRYPVPATSLRLKLNLPKSYEESLKNMKKSD, encoded by the coding sequence ATGAAAACATCAGAATTCAGCCGTTTTGTTGAGAAATACATTCGTCCATCCACATATCCCATTGGATTCAAACTTGTAAGGCATGAAAGCGAGGTTCCGGAAAAAGCCAGGAGGTTTGAAGGCATAACAATATGTCAGGCATACAACATGGCAAGAAGATACAGGTGGACGGTTTATTTTGATGCGAACACAATCTGCCCCATCGGACTTGTTGCCTACGGGTTTTGCGAGGCGGATGAGCTTTACAGAAGTGGAGAACTTGCATATGATGCGGGATACGCCTCAACGAGAGATGTCGGAATTGAATTCGAAAAAGCAGTTGCAAAGCTCAAAGCAGGCGAATACTCGGGTGCCTTTGTTTTCCCTCTGGAAAGAGATGAGGTAGTACCGGACTTTGCCGTCATTTACGGAACTCCTGCCCAGATACTGAGGCTGATTCACTCAGTTCTCCATGAGAAGGGAGGAGCTTTCGAGACGAAAATACTGGGCAGAGCTGCCTGCAGCGAATATCTGGAGGCATTCATAGAGAAGAAGCCAAGATTCGTTCTTCCGTGCTATGGAGACAGACTGTTCGGTCTGACTCAGGATGACGAAGTTGCCTTTGCCTTTCCATGGAGCATGGCAGAAGACATAGCAAGAAACCTGGAAGCAACACACAAACGGGGAATCAGGTATCCCGTTCCTGCCACATCCCTCAGACTGAAGCTGAACCTTCCAAAAAGCTACGAGGAATCTCTGAAAAACATGAAAAAATCAGATTAA
- a CDS encoding TPD domain-containing protein — MKIEEYFMLKKDLKGFRDFSKYEQTYPRGTLFGILLQKRIDNVKRRYGDYTSRLPELASYWEKNREIPGWLRLPPIMRIKLLMKALGMSKKEILKQFSNPENSEFEDLVWSAIYKDFIYSPIAVRNQFARGRVGELIIRDYLESQGIEFKDEKQLRPAKKTPDFYIEDRLEIDGRVIKWIESKALFGDYRTHKLYSKKQYTPYLEMYGDGVVIYWLGKLDNLESHAMLKDYSFIQSKSKFFLLDMKVFLASKNEEEHAEALDASVYQWEVEEDVKTKAFLDETLKLFDSIEKNIIVTGWNRSLRTILRNMGLIPVVLK, encoded by the coding sequence ATGAAGATTGAAGAATACTTCATGCTGAAAAAAGACCTTAAAGGTTTCAGAGATTTCAGCAAGTACGAACAAACATATCCGAGAGGGACACTATTTGGAATTCTGCTGCAGAAAAGGATAGATAATGTCAAAAGAAGATACGGCGATTACACCTCAAGGCTTCCAGAACTTGCAAGTTACTGGGAAAAGAACAGGGAGATTCCCGGGTGGCTGAGATTGCCCCCCATAATGAGAATAAAACTCCTGATGAAGGCACTCGGCATGAGCAAAAAGGAAATCCTCAAACAATTCTCAAACCCTGAGAACAGTGAATTCGAAGATCTGGTATGGTCTGCAATATACAAGGACTTCATATACTCTCCAATAGCTGTTAGAAACCAGTTCGCAAGAGGGAGAGTTGGAGAGCTGATAATCAGGGACTACCTGGAAAGTCAGGGAATAGAGTTCAAGGACGAAAAACAGCTGAGGCCCGCAAAAAAAACTCCCGATTTCTACATAGAAGACAGGCTTGAGATTGACGGCAGAGTTATTAAGTGGATAGAGAGCAAAGCACTCTTCGGAGACTACCGAACGCACAAACTATACTCAAAGAAACAGTACACACCATATCTCGAAATGTACGGAGACGGTGTCGTGATATACTGGCTGGGCAAACTGGACAATCTCGAGTCACACGCAATGCTTAAGGACTACAGCTTCATCCAGAGCAAGTCGAAATTCTTTCTCTTGGACATGAAAGTTTTTCTCGCCAGTAAAAACGAAGAAGAACATGCAGAGGCTCTCGACGCCAGTGTTTACCAGTGGGAGGTGGAAGAAGACGTGAAAACCAAAGCCTTCCTCGATGAAACCCTCAAGCTCTTTGATTCCATAGAAAAGAATATAATTGTAACTGGCTGGAACAGGAGTTTAAGAACCATTCTCCGAAACATGGGCCTGATTCCGGTGGTTCTCAAGTAA
- a CDS encoding NMD3-related protein has product MIQLRGNVKKLEKFIEKLEGVEIVENKYGVDIYFEDVNDARQAISKIKKLAKVKIKSSTKYAGLRRGRVRWFFTYSVRLENED; this is encoded by the coding sequence TTGATTCAACTGAGAGGAAACGTTAAAAAGCTTGAGAAATTTATAGAAAAACTGGAAGGTGTTGAGATAGTGGAAAATAAATACGGAGTGGATATCTATTTTGAAGATGTCAATGATGCAAGACAGGCGATATCGAAAATAAAAAAGCTGGCAAAAGTGAAAATAAAATCAAGCACGAAATATGCAGGCTTGAGAAGGGGGCGAGTTAGATGGTTTTTTACATACTCTGTGAGGCTCGAAAATGAAGATTGA
- a CDS encoding tripartite tricarboxylate transporter permease: MAPELLGFILGVIAGLVPGIHPNTFSALILGASFLFSAHFTGSEIAIMIFVSSAVYSVVNIIPAVFVGVPDEDTSLAVFPAHRMVLDGEGFAAISISAVSSFLSSLLCVPVYYLILLAGKSADLSPLTTPVLIAVATYLILIEDDRFGGSFAKWKKRLLAAVVFLLSGAIGVISLRHFYSDGISMLFPLLTGLFAFPTLVAGINSESIPDQRIEFVFPEFKNVLKGVVSGLFVSLFPGISSGVATAISVGRGDDEKKYISSISSANTANTILNFAVLQSAGRARSGTADAFLYFTSPENYGYLPILALSASFVAMAFSLLISVPAMGFFSRISPSKLSRSVIAFLIFAVLYFTGFDGIAVFSVASAIGMLTLLFRVRRIHCMGAIILPAILY; the protein is encoded by the coding sequence ATGGCTCCAGAGCTACTGGGATTCATACTCGGAGTGATTGCCGGGCTTGTACCTGGAATCCACCCAAATACATTTTCGGCGTTAATTCTCGGAGCATCTTTTTTGTTTTCTGCCCATTTTACTGGCAGCGAAATTGCGATAATGATCTTCGTCTCTTCTGCTGTCTATTCTGTGGTCAACATCATTCCGGCCGTTTTTGTGGGTGTTCCGGACGAAGATACTTCGCTTGCAGTATTTCCTGCTCACAGAATGGTTCTTGATGGTGAAGGATTTGCTGCCATATCCATTTCGGCTGTTTCGAGCTTTCTTTCATCTCTGTTGTGTGTCCCTGTTTACTACCTCATTCTGCTGGCAGGTAAATCAGCAGACCTTTCACCGCTCACGACCCCTGTTTTAATTGCTGTTGCGACATACCTGATTCTCATTGAGGACGATAGGTTTGGTGGCAGTTTCGCAAAGTGGAAGAAGAGGCTTTTGGCAGCGGTCGTGTTTCTGCTTTCAGGCGCCATCGGAGTGATTTCGCTGAGACACTTCTATTCGGATGGCATTTCCATGCTCTTTCCCCTTCTAACCGGTCTTTTTGCCTTTCCAACCCTCGTTGCGGGGATAAATTCTGAAAGCATTCCCGATCAGAGGATTGAATTCGTTTTTCCGGAATTTAAAAACGTCCTGAAGGGAGTGGTTTCGGGTCTTTTTGTCTCGCTTTTTCCGGGAATAAGTTCTGGCGTGGCAACGGCAATATCTGTTGGGAGAGGGGATGATGAGAAAAAGTACATCTCCTCGATAAGCTCTGCGAATACTGCTAACACGATCCTGAATTTTGCAGTTCTTCAATCAGCAGGTAGAGCCAGGAGTGGGACTGCAGACGCTTTCCTTTACTTCACGTCTCCTGAAAACTATGGTTATTTGCCCATTCTGGCTCTGTCCGCATCTTTTGTAGCTATGGCGTTTTCTCTGCTGATCTCAGTTCCGGCTATGGGTTTTTTCAGCAGAATAAGCCCATCAAAGTTATCGAGGTCAGTGATTGCATTTCTGATCTTCGCTGTTCTCTACTTTACTGGCTTTGATGGGATCGCAGTATTTTCTGTTGCATCTGCAATCGGGATGCTCACACTTTTATTCAGGGTGAGGAGGATCCACTGCATGGGCGCAATAATCCTTCCCGCGATTCTCTACTGA